tcaaagtggaaattacaaactttagaagcctttttaaacctcaaatacactaaacgtttgcatttcctgctgtgcaagaaaattctcagcaacaaaagagtaatcaaattaagatcctacatatgtagacTCCTAATAACTACAACTTCTCTTCACAGTGTAACAGAGATGTTAACGACCCAGGCTGACAGGTTCTCCCGCGAAGAGGTTAGAACCACCATCACTGATATTTTGTTACATACTAAGCAAAAACACCTTCATCATCTTCTCAAACAGGCTTTGTGATCCATCCCCTCAGATGGAGCAGATGTTCACCGCCTTCCATCCAGATGTGGCTGGACACTTGGACTACAAGAATCTGTTCTACATCATCACACATGGGGAAGAGAAGGACCAGGAATAAATCCACCTCTTGCTAACTGTCCCTGCGTCTCTGCTTTTACACGTCTCCCCTGTGCATCAAAGCTACCTGGGAATGTTTGAGATGTGCATGGTCATCTTGTAAATAAAGGATTTTCAGGTTAATCATATAGAATCAATTTTCATACAGGATATAGATCCAACTGTAACTAAGTATGATCTGTCCATTTGGGAAAGCTATCAGATCAATTGAACTAAAGGGGTCCTATATGTTTACCAGCCCCAGCTGGTACACATTCTAAAATCGTCTAGAGTCTAGGTTCACAACAGTTTGTATTTGTAATCTTGTTCACAAATTCCACTTTAATGTTTTGTCTTGTGAACAAGGATGTGCACTTGTAAACCTTCAAAATCAATCAatacaaatattgcaacaaaaaaAACGAATGGTCAATTACAATTTATGAGGTGTCAGAAATTCCTATTGGTATTGTTGCCAGACTTGCCTGCTCCCCTATCGTACATCTAAGCTTGGCTATTAGTAAAATAATCAGTTTTTCTGGGGAAGAGGAAAATCACAGTAATTAAATTGTCATTTACAATCAAGTTCTACTGGAGGCTGAAAGATGTTGGGAGGAGGCTGGCACTATGGCAGCAGCCATGCACAGATGCCACGGTGTGTCACAGCTAGGAGGGTAGTATATTCTAGGCCAGCAGAGTAGACGGTAGCAGCCATCAAATCCACCCGGAAGGTTGTTCGGGCAGATTCCTTTGAAGTAGCAAGGTGGGTGTGGCTAGATCAGAGGGCATCGCTAACGGCTAACAGAGAGGCTAACGCTTATTTTGTCCCGGTAGACGGCTAATATTAGGTGTTGTTTTGTACAACACTAAGATGTTGAAGTAGTTAGCTAGGTATAATATAACGTTGTATGATAACCAAATAACAGGGTGTCATTTCTACACGTTTTCGTTCTCTGAACCAGCAATTTAGCGAAGCTAGCCAATCGTAGCCACCAGCGTTAGCTAACCAGTACAGTACTAGATTTGCAGCTCACTCAGACATTTTTTTCTTCGTCGCCATGGCGGATGTTGACAAACTCAACATAGACAGTATCATCCAGCGTCTTTTAGAAGGTAAGGGAAGAGTCTACATCAATCGTACGTTATTTATGCAATAATATTATCTGTTTACTTTGTTAGATGACTGGTGGCAAGCCTTAGCGAGCTAACGCTTGTTGTTGACGCAGGTTGGCTCAGGCTATCggtagctagctaagctaacgttagctagtaacTAGCTAACCAGCTAACATTAGTTCATGCTGTTGTTgcccatagctaactagctaatgttaacGTGACATCTGTCCCGGTCGTCACATTTCGAAATGTTCAGTGaaagtagttagctagctaggtaactaaCTTTACTTTAGCTACATGATCCAGGGCACTGTCTCAGTCAACTACAAGCtgccccagtcagtcagtgaaaGATTAAGTCAATAACATGAGTAACTGATATGATGGTCAGCACTCACACCCCTATCCAGACAGCATGGCAATAAGTATGATGGCAAACTAGGTAGATACTGTATCTTTGCTTGTAGATTCATCAGGATTGTTTCATTTTTAGTCAGGGGAGCAAAGCCTGGTAAGAACGTGCAGCTGCAGGAGAATGAGATCCGAGGATTGTGCCTCAAGTCCAGGGAGATCTTTCTCAGCCAACCTATCCTTCTTGAACTTGAAGCCCCCCTCAAGATCTGTGGTGAGTAACCATCACTATTTGGTGAAAATAACTGTTACATGAAGTGTCTAATACCCCAGTGAGGGATGTGTAGAACTTGAAGTTGAAATCATTTGCCTTCTGCAGGTGACATCCATGGGCAATATTACGACTTATTGAGGCTGTTTGAGTATGGGGGCTTCCCTCCTGAGAGCAACTACCTATTTCTGGGAGACTATGTGGACAGAGGGAAGCAGTCTCTGGAGACCATCTGTCTGCTTCTGGCCTACAAAATCAAATACCCAGAGAACTTCTTCCTGCTGAGAGGAAACCATGAGTGTGCCTCCATCAACAGAATATATGGATTCTATGATGAGTGTGAGTGATATGTGGTGGCTGTAATAATCATAACCCTGCACTCTCTGACAGAATACAGCCTTTGTATCTACATAGATTGCATTTTGTTATAAGTTCCTGTCATATGCATTGCCTAGCTTACTATAATCCTAAAATATGTTATTATTTTTCTTCTAGGTAAAAGAAGGTACAACATCAAGCTCTGGAAAACATTTACAGATTGCTTTAACTGCCTCCCTATTGCTGCCATTGTTGATGAGAAGATCTTCTGTTGCCATGGAGGTAGGTTGCGTTTTAGTAGTCCTAAAACATGAAGAGAAGTGGTCCTGTTTTAGGACACACTAAGACAATGCTGTGATATTGAgaaatgttattttatttcaaTTGTCTCCTGCCCATTTACCCACAAGTTCTTACTGGAATTAATCTTATTCCTGGTGTTCATCTCCTTCTGTGTCTCTCAGGGTTGTCACCAGACCTCCAGTCCATGGAGCAGATCAGGCGCGTCATGCGGCCCACCGACGTCCCCGACCAGGGCCTCCTGTGTGATCTGCTCTGGTCAGATCCAGACAAGGATGTCCTCGGCTGGGGAGAGAATGACAGGGGCGTCTCATTCACTTTTGGCTCAGAAGTGGTGGCAAAGTTCCTGCACAAACATGACTTGGATCTGATCTGTCGCGCCCATCAGGTATGTCTCCTTACATTCAGTAAAGTGTTCAGATCAGTACTGTACTCTCTGGAGTTTAAtgcattgtttttatttttaacccAACTATAATCAATGTTGTTTTTTCGGCAGGTTGTTGAGGACGGCTATGAGTTCTTCGCCAAGCGACAGCTTGTGACTTTATTCTCAGCACCCAACTACTGCGGGGAGTTTGACAATGCTGGTGCCATGATGAGTGTGGATGAGACCCTCATGTGCTCTTTTCAGGTGAGTATTTCATCATGAATGTACGGTCTTATCGCAGGGATGTAAATGTGTCAGTGATTGTATTAGTGCAAGTGTATGCAGGTCTTAACGCTATAACCAATCTCGTCATTATGTCAAACTGTACGATGTAAAGACCATTGCAGTGGGCAAAACATCTTAAGGTTGGATTATTTGTATTCTTGTAGATTTTGAAGCCAGCTGAGAAGAAGAAGCCAAATGGTAGCCGTCCAGTCACACCCCCACGGAACATGGTCACCAAGCAAGGCAAGAAATAAGGTGGCATGAGTGGAATTATGTCCTGCTCCCCGttctgcttttgtttttttgCATCTGAAGGGTTGGTTGCCCTTTGCTGCCAATACTGAAAAGATATCCACTCCAACCTGATGAAagcaaaatgttttgttgttttgtccaCAAGGGTAAATGGATATGTCACCATGAAAACCTCAGGTGTTTTGCACTCCATTGCAACTAGTCTTTGCCACATATGACTGTTCAACCAGGAACAATGTAACAATATGGCTGATAATGCACAGAAATGCCTTGTTTGAAGCTGTGCAGAGTTGTTTTCCCAATTTCTTCATTTCATGTTTCATCAATTTCTGTCACCACCTGTTTCTCACTGTCAATGTCAATAATGCAATTAATGGTTCTTAAACAACTATGGAAATATCACAAGACACTTAGTTGTTTATTTCTGTATAACTTTCTTTATCATATGACATTGAATCCTCACTCTGCACCTGCATCATCACCATTTTTAGAACAAGTCTTGTGCTGAATTAAATTAAGAAATAAAGCGTTCTTGTAATGTTGACTAAATCTTTCTAATAAACTTTTAGGGGGAAATTGGCATTTGAATTTGATTTCTTAGCATCATGCTCTTTCACCAATTATTTGAGGATTACAAGGTAAGCTCAACCTTGAATTAATTACTGCCATATATTGTGTACTAGCTACTACGTGATGTGAAAGACACTTATGGACTAAAGCAGCCTTACAATACGccttatagtccaaggaccttacatgttctgtttagaggGGAATTGttctggcagccaaaacagccaaatactacATCTAAATGTGAAATCGATTCTGTTGCCcgacggttctagaaacataaagccttCATCACATCACAATCATttcaaaatatacacttactgtaccACTGTTTTAACAGTTGGAGCTGACCGTATTTTTCGGTGTCAGCACGTTTGGGGTGTCAGTCTTccatttacacacaggtgttcactGACGCAAatggctaattagcacaggtagtcaACTTTGTCTTCCGTCCGTTTTCTATAAATAAGCGCTGTGACATGGAACTATGGCTGTGTAATGTAacctttattttgtattatttcttgctgatatgaaagataagcaGGGTGCGAATTACGGGGGAGTCGGGGGGGCTCAGCTCCCCTGAATGCAACAAAAGTCAAACTCTAAATAATGCTAATTtaaccattctcctatttgtttaaaatgcattggtaaatatgttttacagtgataaatatgaaaataaaagcttCCAAATGAAACGAACACCACCTCTCTGTCATGGTTTAAACAATTTATTTCTACGTGGCTGCACGTACAGTCTCCCTTTCCACGCCGCTGTCCACTCAGTAGTGCTGAATTTGGCCTCACCTGAGCTCCTTCAAACGCATCATTTTCctttgtacactgaacaaaaatataaaagcgacatgcaacaatttcaaagattttactgagttacagttcatataaggaaatcagtcaattgaaataaataaattaggcccaaatctattgatttcacatgactgggaatacagatatgcatctgttggtcacagataccttggctgtgcgaagttgctggatattgtcaggaactggaacatgcggtcgtacacgttgatccagagcatcccaaacatgctcaatgggtgacatgtctggtgagtatgcaggccatagaagaactgggacattttcagcttccagatccttgcgacatggggccatgcattatcatgctgaaacatgaggtgatggcggcggatgaatggcacgacaatgggcctcaggatctcatcacggtatctctgtgcattcaaattgccatcaataaaatgcaattgtgtccatagcttatgcctgcccataccataaccccaccatggggcactctgttcacaacgttgacatcagcaaaccgctcgcccacatgacgccataaacaatgtctgccatctgcctggtacagttgaaactgggattcatctgtgaagagcacacttctccagcatgccagtggccaacgaaggtgagcattttcccactgaagtcagttacgacaccaaactgcagtcaggtcaagaccgtggtgaggacgacgagcacgcagatgagcttccctgagaggGTTTCTGACTGTTTGTGCAGAAGTTCTTTGGttctgcaaacccacagtttcatcagctgtcctggtggctggtctTAGACAATCCTGCaaatgaagaagccggatgtgaaggtcctggactggcaaggttacacgtggtctgcggttgtgaggctggttggacgtactgacaaattctctaaaacgacattggaggcggcttttggtagcgaaatgaacattaaattcactagcaacatctctggtggacatttctgcagtcagtaTGCtgattgcacgctccctcaaaacttgagacatctgtggcattgtgttgtgtcacaaaactgcacattttatagtggccttttattgtccccagcacaaagtgcacctgtgtaatgatcatgctgtttaatcagcttcttgacatgccacacctgtcaggtggatggattattttggcaaaggagaaatgctcactaacagggatgtaaacaaatttgtgcccaaaatTTAAGAGAAATAAACGTTTTGTGCCTATGGAAAATGTTGAATAAGATTAAGGGTgagacacagccagttgaataagacattaaaatgataggaaagcatccattaggaaagtgtgattattgtcatgaaatagagactgtggagcatgtattgctacagtgtgggcagtatcagagggaaatagagacgatgagatttagtatgagggagaaggggatacgggaaattagtttaaagagtatattgagcagaacgtcattagatatagtcttaaatattttgttatcttttttaagagaaacagggttggcaggtaggataaggactcctgtagctcagttggtagagcgtggcgcttgcaacgccagggttgtgggttcgattcccacggggggccagtatgaaaaatgtatgcactcactaactgtaagtcgctctgtataagagcgtctgctaaatgactaaaatgtaaaatgtaggatttagtttctccctgtctctggcccacattccagtacggtaggtggcggtaatgtaccataatgttggatgcaacactgccgataaaccccactgaagaagaagaagaagaagaagtagaagTAATGAGATGGACGTCAGCAGTCACAAGACAACCACGGAGTAGATCCATCTGGCTCAATCTCCCAGCAGCGCTGTTGCAGGTTTGTGTGTTATGTGGGCTGTTCTACAGGCGCGGTGGCTGTAACGAACTTGGAACATCTCTTGGGATCTGGATGTGTGATATTCGTCGAACTACGGCACTGTTGGCACTAAATTTGCAAGAACTCTTCAGACTAAAGAATACAAGTCTCGTGTGGGGGCGTTGCGCGCGGCTTTGTCTGTGCGTGGCTAATGTTATTGTCAGGCTATCTAGCTGACTAGTCCAAGCATCACAGTAGCAAGCTAGCAAGTCAAGATTGTGTGGTTACATCCGCGCTAGCTTGGCACTTTAGTGGGAGCTGGTGTGTAGGTGATGTTCTCCGTACTTTCGTACGGTAGACTTGTTGCCAGAGCTGTCATTGGCGGACTCTCTCAAACAGATAGCCGTGACTACAGCCTGGTAACTGCAAGCTGCGGTTTTGGGAAAGATTCTCGCAAGGGTATCTTGAAGAAAGGGATGTGCTACGGCGACGACGCTTGCTTTATTGCCCAACATAGATCTGCCGATGTTTTGGGTGAGTTGTAATCTGTCAGGttgtttagcttgctagctaacgttagctaacaggaCAGTGCACATTTGCTAGCTAGTTTGTAACCTTAGTGTTGCATATTGTCAAACAATAACAAACCAGGGACACTAAACATGTATTTTTGCTTGATAATGACAGATGCACAATTACTATGTACATTGAGTCAACTAGCTATTCGCTTAGTTTCAAGCCAATAAATTTTTTACTACTTACTGTGTTATCTGCCATCATTGCCAACCCATTAGTATCAGCCTTGTCCTGCTGCCCTTTGAGGTGTCCTAGACGTCAGAGCTGCCTGTAGTAGTTTGAGAGTTGTAATGATATTGAGCAGCCATAACCATTACACGTTAAGAAATAGATTAGACAGATTGAGAGTATTGGCAATTGTTTAGGacttcaaataaaatgttattcgatagttagatacagtgcatttggaaagtattcagaccccttgactttacacattttgttacgttacaggcttattctaaaatggattttgaaaaataataatcctcaatctacacacaatacctttggcagcgattacagcctggagtcttcttgggtatgacgctacaagcttggcacacctgtatttggggagtttctcccattcttctctgcagatcctctcaagctctgtcaggttggatggggagcgttgctgtacagctattttcaggtctttccagagatgttagatcgggttcaagtccg
The sequence above is a segment of the Coregonus clupeaformis isolate EN_2021a chromosome 16, ASM2061545v1, whole genome shotgun sequence genome. Coding sequences within it:
- the LOC121584736 gene encoding serine/threonine-protein phosphatase PP1-gamma catalytic subunit A produces the protein MADVDKLNIDSIIQRLLEVRGAKPGKNVQLQENEIRGLCLKSREIFLSQPILLELEAPLKICGDIHGQYYDLLRLFEYGGFPPESNYLFLGDYVDRGKQSLETICLLLAYKIKYPENFFLLRGNHECASINRIYGFYDECKRRYNIKLWKTFTDCFNCLPIAAIVDEKIFCCHGGLSPDLQSMEQIRRVMRPTDVPDQGLLCDLLWSDPDKDVLGWGENDRGVSFTFGSEVVAKFLHKHDLDLICRAHQVVEDGYEFFAKRQLVTLFSAPNYCGEFDNAGAMMSVDETLMCSFQILKPAEKKKPNGSRPVTPPRNMVTKQGKK